The genomic stretch AGTTAGTTACATCGTCCCCACCTTGGTGGGACAAACATCCTGATTTATGCTCGCTGTCCCAGATGAATTTCAGCGATTCTTAAGGCTTGTAGCGGGGCTTCATGCAAGGCATCGGACTCAGCTAGAACGTGCACGCTTAGAAGGACTCGAAACTCTGGGTGGTAGGATGCGGGCATGCCTGCCTATGCGTATGGCATTCTGGCCGCGGGGTGGATTGCCTGGTGCACGCCGTTTTTCCTCATCAAGCGAACCACGCAAGCTCCAGAAAAAGTGAACCGCAATGCTCGTTGGGGAATCGTGTTCCAAATGGTCGGTTATTCGCTGCTGTGGCAGGGCCACTTCTGGACAAGATCGCTCGAACCTTGGCGTCTCGCACTTGCCGTACCGTTCTTCGTGCTCGCAGGTTTGCTCTCCTGGAGCGGAGCCCGATCACTCGGACAACAATGGCGTATTGATGCCGGTCTCAATGCAGATCATGAGCTGGTTCGATCCGGCGTGTACCGCATTGTTCGTCATCCGATATACACGTCGATGTTGTGCCTGTTGCTCGCGACCGGCTTCCTGATCACGCCCCTGCCCCTGTTCACCGTAGCGGCGATACTATTCATGATTGGCACCGAGATCCGCGTTCGCGTCGAGGACAATTTGCTGTCGTCCCGTTTCGGTGAAGAGTTTCAGTTTTACCGGCGAAGCGTCTCAGCGTACCTGCCATTTTCCCGTTAAGAAGAGAGGTCCGCCA from Terriglobales bacterium encodes the following:
- a CDS encoding isoprenylcysteine carboxylmethyltransferase family protein, yielding MPAYAYGILAAGWIAWCTPFFLIKRTTQAPEKVNRNARWGIVFQMVGYSLLWQGHFWTRSLEPWRLALAVPFFVLAGLLSWSGARSLGQQWRIDAGLNADHELVRSGVYRIVRHPIYTSMLCLLLATGFLITPLPLFTVAAILFMIGTEIRVRVEDNLLSSRFGEEFQFYRRSVSAYLPFSR